GGCGTCACTGCCGCCACTATTTAACCGCGATAGCGCCAGAACGGGGGCACGTGGTTTCCACCATATTGAATTCGGCGGTGAACGGATTTAGCCACTGCTGTGAGCATCCCCGTCAACGATGACGCCCCTCTGATTCGATCATCGGGATGGGTGTAGGACTCAAACCCCGCGCCTTTCATTAAATCGGTGAGCGAATCTTTCGTGAAATAATTAAGATGCTCCCAAGGATTAACGTTTTTCGTGATCGGCTTCCCATCGGCTAAGTTGCGCCGCAGTCCCTCCCAGCCAGCAGCGGAGGCCACCTCGTCGATCACGCAGACGATAAAGGCGAATCCACCCGGCTTCATCACCTTGCCCATCGCCCCGATTACTTCCCTGGGCTCTGATACATGCTCAAGAACCGATGTTGAGATACATAAATCGAACGGCTGATGATTTTCGAGTTCCGCCTCAGATCCGCACATGATGACACCATGTTTTTCGGCCCATTCGGACTTATAGCCCGTCGCATCAAGTCCCACAGTCGTCACCCCAGGGCCGCTTGCAGCCTGCAGAATACTTCCCCAGCCACAACCGAAATCCAGCACTTTAAGGTTGACTGGCTCTTTTTCACGGCCTGCGAGAAGGCGAAGAATACTCTGCCAAATGGCGACGTCCTGGAGCCTTCGAGAAATACGCATCGTTTTTTCCAGGCTTATTTGCGGATCAATAATCCGGTTGTAAACAATCGAGAGCCTCTCATCGTCAAGCCGATAGAGGGAATAGACCATGCGGCAGGCACGGCAAGCGACAATCGGGTATTGCTGGTCGGATTCGAGAGCAAGTAAAGGCACTATTTCTTTATTATATGTATCGTTAGTCTCGACGAAGTCTTTTTGCTCAAGCGCCACAATAACGTCGTGTTCGCTGTCCCTACATAGCGGGCATTTTCTCTGAATCAAAGACACGCCAACTCTCCTCATCAACGCGATAAAATTCTGCGTGTGGCAATGGATAAACCCCTGCAAGCATTACACATCCAGAGAATTTTAGACACGATGGGTAGAATTAAGTATCAAGGCTATGTCCGAATGGGCAGTTAGCGCCTCGCCATGTAAAACTTTATTAGCACTGAAAATTTGGCCACAAAGAGGGGTGACTAGATTCAATCTCGGCTTATCGCCTGTTAAATGAAATCTATCTCATTTTTTGTAATTTATTTACTTAGAAGCTCATTGGCAAGACATGGGGGGACGCAAAAAGAGTTTTCTCTGGTTTATTTTACACTGTCGGACCGGGCCTTAAGGAGCAGGACCAGCGGAACGATGGCCACAAAAAGCCAGCCAAGGAATATATAGAGATCATTATAGGCGAGCATGGTGGCCTGGCGATCAATCATGCGCTCGATCATGGCGTAGGATTTTTCGTCGATCATGTGAAGCGGCACCTGCTTTTGGATGAGGGTCTGCCCAAGGCCGCTCTTAAAACGGACAAACGCCTCGTTCAGATTATTGATGTTCGAGAGCAGATTAATCCGGTGATAGGCGATCCGCCGCTCAAGAATGGTGGTGAGCAGCGCAAATCCGATGTTCCCACCCATCCGCCGAGCCAGGTTAAAGATTCCCGATGCCGCCGTCGCCTGCTCGGGCGGAACGCTGCCCAGCGCTACGGTCGACATGGTGATAAATATACAGGGCGCGCCCATGCCGAGGAGAATCAAACCCGGCAACATGGTCCAGAAATCAGCCTCAAGCGAGAGCCGTGAGAACACCACCATCCCGGCGATGATCAGCCCAACGCCCACGGGGATGAATATTCGCCGATCTACATATTGGAAAAGCCGCCCCACAACCGCCAGCGTTATAAACAACATGATGCCCCGAGGGGCCATGATTAAACCTGTATAGGAGGGCGAGTATGCGAGAAGATCCAAAAGAAATTGGGGCAAGATGAATGTTGTCCCGAACTGGGCAATACCGAATATAAGCATCATGCTGGAGCCCACGCTCAGCTGAACATTTTTAAGTACCCGGAAATCGACTATGGGCTCCTCTTCACGAAGCTCCCACCAAATCATCACCGCCAGAGAAGTCACTGTGATGACGGCCACCCACGTAATCCAGGTCGAATCGAACCAGTTCTCCTCCTGGCCCCTTTCAAGAAACAGCTGCACCCCTGTCAGCCCGACGATCAAAAAGACAATGCCGCCCCAATCAATTTTCCGAATTCCGCGTTTTAAATAAGGCGGATCTTTCACATAAATACTCACCATGATGAAACCAAAGATGGCAAATGGCACACTGATATAGAAAATCCAAGG
The window above is part of the Nitrospinaceae bacterium genome. Proteins encoded here:
- a CDS encoding class I SAM-dependent methyltransferase: MSLIQRKCPLCRDSEHDVIVALEQKDFVETNDTYNKEIVPLLALESDQQYPIVACRACRMVYSLYRLDDERLSIVYNRIIDPQISLEKTMRISRRLQDVAIWQSILRLLAGREKEPVNLKVLDFGCGWGSILQAASGPGVTTVGLDATGYKSEWAEKHGVIMCGSEAELENHQPFDLCISTSVLEHVSEPREVIGAMGKVMKPGGFAFIVCVIDEVASAAGWEGLRRNLADGKPITKNVNPWEHLNYFTKDSLTDLMKGAGFESYTHPDDRIRGASSLTGMLTAVAKSVHRRIQYGGNHVPPFWRYRG
- a CDS encoding DHA2 family efflux MFS transporter permease subunit — encoded protein: MVTFSVMFCTFIAVLDSTIVNVAMKHMRGAFGVDLSTITWVASSYSIAQVIMIVMSAWWSTLLGRKRFLLISIAVFTVGSMMSGTATTFNEMMIYRVIQGIGGGSLVPLSQAILRESYPPKLQGAAMARFGMGVVMAPAIGPMVGGYLTEEFGWPWIFYISVPFAIFGFIMVSIYVKDPPYLKRGIRKIDWGGIVFLIVGLTGVQLFLERGQEENWFDSTWITWVAVITVTSLAVMIWWELREEEPIVDFRVLKNVQLSVGSSMMLIFGIAQFGTTFILPQFLLDLLAYSPSYTGLIMAPRGIMLFITLAVVGRLFQYVDRRIFIPVGVGLIIAGMVVFSRLSLEADFWTMLPGLILLGMGAPCIFITMSTVALGSVPPEQATAASGIFNLARRMGGNIGFALLTTILERRIAYHRINLLSNINNLNEAFVRFKSGLGQTLIQKQVPLHMIDEKSYAMIERMIDRQATMLAYNDLYIFLGWLFVAIVPLVLLLKARSDSVK